A genomic window from Micromonospora sp. WMMA1947 includes:
- a CDS encoding aldo/keto reductase, with amino-acid sequence MQQRPLGRSGLAVSRLALGTMTWGRDTDADDAAAQLKSYLDAGGNLVDTADVYADGDAESVIGSLLGSLVDRDELLIATKAGLRPGSRRRDGSRGHLLRTLDASLRRLGTDHVDLWQVHGYDPDTPLEETLSALDHAVSSGKARYVGVSNFSGWQTARAAAWQAAWPGRAPVVAAQVEYSLLERGVEREVLPACAGMGLGVLPWSPLGRGVLTGKYRNGRPADSRAVSPHFERFVATYLEPRCSSIVEAVAIAAGGLGVSPLEVALAWVRDRPGVTAPILGARTVGQLLGALQVERMTLPEEIVTALDDVSAVPVGYPERDG; translated from the coding sequence ACCATGACCTGGGGACGGGACACCGACGCCGACGACGCGGCCGCCCAGCTGAAGAGTTACCTCGACGCGGGCGGCAACCTCGTCGACACCGCCGACGTGTACGCCGACGGCGACGCCGAGTCGGTGATCGGTTCGCTGCTGGGCAGCCTGGTGGACCGCGACGAGCTGCTGATCGCCACCAAGGCGGGCCTGCGGCCGGGCAGCCGCCGCCGGGACGGCTCGCGCGGGCACCTGCTGCGCACGCTCGACGCCTCGCTGCGCCGGCTCGGCACCGACCACGTCGACCTGTGGCAGGTCCACGGGTACGACCCGGACACCCCGCTGGAGGAGACGCTCTCGGCCCTGGACCACGCCGTGTCCAGCGGCAAGGCCCGCTACGTGGGTGTGTCGAACTTCTCCGGCTGGCAGACCGCCCGGGCCGCCGCCTGGCAGGCCGCCTGGCCCGGGCGCGCCCCGGTGGTCGCCGCCCAGGTGGAGTACTCGCTGCTGGAGCGCGGCGTGGAGCGGGAGGTGCTGCCCGCCTGCGCGGGGATGGGGCTGGGCGTGCTGCCCTGGTCGCCGCTGGGCCGGGGCGTGCTGACCGGCAAGTACCGCAACGGCCGCCCGGCCGACTCGCGGGCGGTGTCGCCGCACTTCGAGCGGTTCGTCGCGACGTACCTGGAGCCGCGCTGCTCCAGCATCGTGGAGGCGGTCGCCATCGCGGCCGGCGGGCTCGGCGTGTCGCCGCTGGAGGTGGCGCTGGCCTGGGTGCGGGACCGGCCGGGCGTGACCGCGCCGATCCTCGGCGCGCGCACCGTCGGGCAGCTGCTCGGCGCGTTGCAGGTGGAGCGGATGACGCTGCCGGAGGAGATCGTCACCGCGCTGGACGACGTGTCCGCGGTGCCGGTGGGCTACCCGGAGCGCGACGGCTGA
- a CDS encoding DUF5703 family protein, with amino-acid sequence MDYEYAPLRLPSNVDRLTAAAQLAIQAEFSGWELARVRLYRDGTRQVVLRRRLVNQSQPGLSY; translated from the coding sequence ATGGACTACGAATACGCGCCGCTGCGGTTGCCCTCGAACGTCGATCGGCTGACCGCCGCGGCGCAGCTGGCGATCCAGGCCGAGTTCTCCGGCTGGGAGCTGGCCCGGGTGCGGCTCTACCGGGACGGCACGCGGCAGGTGGTGCTGCGGCGCCGCCTGGTCAACCAGTCGCAGCCGGGCCTGTCGTACTGA
- a CDS encoding M20/M25/M40 family metallo-hydrolase, with product MTSDAAPTRSDATDEVVDLCRDLLRIDTTNTGDNDTSVGERRAAEYVAEKLAEVGVDAEIHESAPGRANLVARIPGTEPGRDALLVHGHLDVVPADPDEWSVHPFSGEIRDGYLWGRGAIDMKDFDAMVLAVVRDWQRTGVRPRRDVVLAFTADEEAGSDYGAHFLTRQHRDLFDGCTEAIGEVGGFSYSVDEQRRLYLIETAEKGIDWLRLHAKGRPGHGSMVHDDNAVTALAEAVARIGRHRFPVVMTDTVRAFLAEVSDVLGIEIDPDDPETAIAKLGPIANIIGATIRNTANPTRLAAGYKDNVIPGRATATIDCRSLPGQSEELERQLRELVGPDIAIEYVQRQPALETTFDGDLVARMSEALRAEDPGAHPVPYMLSGGTDAKAFSQLGIRCFGFAPLRLPADLNFSGLFHGIDERVPLDGLQFGVRVLDRFLRTC from the coding sequence ATGACGAGCGACGCCGCCCCTACCCGATCCGACGCCACCGACGAGGTCGTCGACCTCTGCCGCGACCTGCTGCGCATCGACACCACGAACACCGGCGACAACGACACCAGCGTGGGGGAGCGGCGCGCCGCCGAGTACGTCGCGGAGAAGCTCGCCGAGGTCGGCGTCGACGCCGAGATCCACGAGTCCGCGCCCGGCCGGGCCAACCTGGTGGCCCGGATCCCCGGCACCGAACCCGGCCGCGACGCGCTGCTCGTGCACGGCCACCTCGACGTGGTGCCCGCCGACCCGGACGAGTGGTCGGTGCACCCGTTCTCCGGCGAGATCCGCGACGGCTACCTGTGGGGCCGCGGCGCGATCGACATGAAGGACTTCGACGCGATGGTGCTCGCCGTGGTCCGCGACTGGCAGCGCACCGGCGTCCGCCCCCGGCGCGACGTCGTCCTCGCGTTCACCGCCGACGAGGAGGCCGGCAGCGACTACGGCGCGCACTTCCTCACCCGGCAGCACCGCGACCTGTTCGACGGCTGCACCGAGGCGATCGGCGAGGTCGGCGGCTTCTCCTACTCGGTCGACGAGCAGCGTCGCCTCTACCTGATCGAGACCGCCGAGAAGGGCATCGACTGGCTGCGCCTGCACGCCAAGGGCCGCCCCGGCCACGGCTCGATGGTGCACGACGACAACGCGGTCACCGCGCTCGCCGAGGCGGTCGCCCGGATCGGCCGGCACCGTTTCCCGGTGGTGATGACCGACACCGTGCGGGCGTTCCTGGCCGAGGTGTCCGACGTGCTCGGCATCGAGATCGACCCGGACGACCCGGAGACCGCGATCGCCAAGCTCGGCCCGATCGCGAACATCATCGGCGCGACCATCCGCAACACCGCCAACCCGACCCGGCTGGCCGCTGGCTACAAGGACAACGTCATCCCCGGCCGGGCCACCGCCACCATCGACTGCCGCAGCCTGCCCGGGCAGAGCGAGGAACTGGAGCGGCAGCTGCGCGAGCTGGTCGGGCCGGACATCGCCATCGAGTACGTCCAGCGCCAGCCGGCCCTGGAGACCACGTTCGACGGTGACCTGGTGGCGCGGATGTCGGAGGCGCTGCGCGCCGAGGATCCGGGCGCGCATCCGGTGCCGTACATGCTCTCCGGCGGCACCGACGCCAAGGCGTTCTCCCAGCTCGGCATCCGCTGCTTCGGTTTCGCGCCGCTGCGGCTGCCCGCCGACCTCAATTTCTCCGGCCTGTTCCACGGCATCGACGAGCGGGTCCCGCTGGACGGACTACAGTTCGGCGTGCGGGTTCTGGACCGCTTCCTCCGTACCTGCTGA
- a CDS encoding hemerythrin domain-containing protein — protein MTVPLPPLPPAADDAYRPGGRSVADLVDTEHRALLGLADRVTDPALDAAARREVLDVLTAAVSRHLSAEEQYLFPAARAAMPDAAELVEREIEADAGLLTALKELSGADDPAVADVAERVRRHVSRVAALVTPLREVASDAELIRLGNRWEIAEEAAPTRPHPGTPATPPWNKIVEPAVGVLDKVRDAVTGRRTRLSDLEHRRQG, from the coding sequence ATGACCGTCCCCCTGCCGCCGCTGCCGCCGGCCGCCGACGACGCCTACCGGCCGGGCGGGCGAAGCGTCGCCGACCTCGTGGACACCGAGCACCGGGCGCTGCTGGGGCTGGCCGACCGGGTCACCGACCCGGCGCTGGATGCCGCCGCCCGGCGCGAGGTGCTCGACGTCCTGACCGCCGCGGTGTCCCGGCACCTGTCCGCCGAGGAGCAGTACCTGTTCCCGGCGGCCCGCGCCGCGATGCCGGACGCCGCCGAGCTGGTGGAGCGGGAGATCGAGGCCGACGCCGGGCTGCTGACCGCGCTCAAGGAACTGTCCGGCGCCGACGATCCGGCGGTCGCCGACGTGGCCGAGCGGGTACGCCGGCACGTCAGCCGCGTCGCGGCGCTGGTCACGCCGCTGCGGGAGGTGGCCAGCGACGCCGAGCTGATCCGGCTGGGCAACCGGTGGGAGATCGCGGAGGAGGCGGCGCCGACCCGGCCGCACCCCGGTACGCCTGCCACCCCGCCCTGGAACAAGATCGTCGAACCGGCGGTCGGGGTGCTGGACAAGGTGCGCGACGCGGTCACCGGACGGCGTACCCGACTGAGTGACCTGGAACACCGCCGGCAGGGCTGA
- a CDS encoding LysR family transcriptional regulator, whose amino-acid sequence MDLELRHLRVVCAIAETGSVTKAASALGLAQPALTAQLQRIERALGGPLFERDRRGARPTALGELVLDRARVLLPAMKGLRDEAARMAGAGDPLRRYRFGGVNSPILGRLVHRLAAERPDAQITTYGSWSVDELAQMVAGGRLDFALTGVCGDSTPSAGFGLSWREVAVEPICVLLPQTHPLAAQDEVDLVDLRREQWVAAPGDGCFGDCFAAACARSGFTPKKVYEADVRAALDLVDAGEAVALCQATFRPVAGLVTRRLAGTPLRWRLLLGWHPDVPAAAVAEPVLAAAVAAYTDALANHPEYLGWLLAHPEFGVQPSGSGGVRIA is encoded by the coding sequence ATGGATCTGGAGCTGCGACACCTGCGTGTGGTCTGCGCGATCGCGGAGACGGGGAGCGTCACGAAGGCCGCCTCGGCGCTCGGCCTGGCCCAGCCGGCGTTGACAGCCCAGCTTCAGCGGATCGAACGGGCGCTGGGCGGTCCACTGTTCGAACGGGACCGCCGCGGCGCCCGTCCCACCGCGCTGGGCGAGCTGGTGCTGGACCGGGCCCGGGTCCTGCTGCCGGCGATGAAGGGCCTGCGGGACGAGGCGGCCCGGATGGCCGGCGCGGGCGATCCGCTGCGCCGGTACCGATTCGGCGGGGTGAACAGCCCCATCCTGGGCCGGCTGGTGCACCGGCTCGCCGCCGAGCGGCCGGACGCGCAGATCACCACGTACGGCTCCTGGTCGGTGGACGAGCTGGCGCAGATGGTCGCCGGTGGCCGCCTCGACTTCGCGCTGACCGGTGTGTGCGGCGACTCGACACCGTCGGCCGGGTTCGGGCTGAGCTGGCGGGAGGTGGCGGTCGAGCCGATCTGCGTGCTGCTGCCGCAGACCCACCCGCTCGCCGCCCAGGACGAGGTCGACCTGGTCGACCTGCGGCGCGAGCAGTGGGTGGCCGCGCCGGGCGACGGCTGCTTCGGCGACTGCTTCGCCGCCGCCTGCGCCCGCTCCGGCTTCACCCCGAAGAAGGTGTACGAGGCGGACGTGCGGGCCGCGCTGGACCTGGTGGACGCGGGTGAGGCGGTGGCGTTGTGCCAGGCCACGTTCCGTCCGGTGGCCGGGCTGGTGACCCGCCGGCTGGCCGGTACGCCGCTGCGCTGGCGGCTGCTGCTGGGCTGGCATCCGGACGTGCCGGCCGCGGCGGTGGCCGAGCCGGTGCTGGCGGCGGCGGTCGCGGCGTACACCGACGCGCTGGCGAACCACCCCGAGTACCTGGGCTGGCTGCTGGCGCACCCGGAGTTCGGTGTGCAGCCCAGCGGCTCGGGCGGGGTGCGAATCGCCTGA
- a CDS encoding DUF3140 domain-containing protein has product MVREARLDPEVEVIWDDFHAEVNVSSETLRQWLLTRGSGEEAFGPDPDLDLPEPGRQILAVLRKRKVDLTPEDIEVMREAISRIRELTAQRPRRGNADDEWRHALLDLGHDVLVER; this is encoded by the coding sequence ATGGTACGCGAGGCGCGACTCGACCCCGAGGTCGAGGTGATCTGGGACGACTTCCACGCCGAGGTGAACGTGTCCTCCGAGACGCTGCGGCAGTGGCTGCTCACCCGTGGCTCGGGGGAGGAGGCGTTCGGTCCGGACCCGGACCTCGACCTGCCCGAGCCGGGCCGGCAGATCCTCGCCGTGCTGCGCAAGCGCAAGGTGGACCTCACGCCGGAGGACATCGAGGTGATGCGGGAGGCGATCAGCCGCATCCGGGAGCTGACCGCGCAGCGGCCACGCCGGGGCAACGCCGACGACGAGTGGCGCCACGCCCTGCTCGACCTCGGGCACGACGTCCTCGTCGAACGCTGA
- a CDS encoding ATP-dependent Clp protease ATP-binding subunit, translating to MMGPGDFGNDPWDEFLARYFGRGEGGRRPAHRVDITRLMTADAREMLADAARRAAQKHSNDLDTDHLLWAALQREPLRDLVRRAGADPESLLGALGGPGEGAPRGEVPPNLSLTPAAKRALLDAHQLSRAMGANYIGPEHILMALPLNPESPAGRMLAAGRIQPESLQAASAERGAANAPRPDRGTPTLDQYGQDLTELARMDQIDPVIGRADEIEQAVEILSRRTKNNPVLIGEAGVGKTAIVEGLAERICDGDVPQTLIGKRVIQLDLSGLVAGTRYRGDFEERLKKVIDEIRAHREELIIFLDEIHTLVGAGGAGSEGGMDASNMLKPALARGELRVIGATTLDEYRRSIEKDAALARRFQPVLVPEPSVDDTIAILRGLRDRYEAHHQVRFTDEALIAAGELSDRYVTDRFLPDKAIDLIDQAGARVRLRTRTPAEDVRELEQQLDETRRDKEQAVSDEQYERASALRDRLAELEDQVRRARGDEGPNHVPEVGPTEIAEVVSRATGIPVTQLTEEERDRLLRLEGHLHEKIIGQDDAVSAVAEAVRRSRTGLADPDRPMGSFLFLGPTGVGKTELARALAEALFGEADRMVRVDMSEFQERHTVSRLVGAPPGYVGYEEAGQLTEAVRRRPYAVVLLDEIEKAHPDVFNILLQVLDDGRLTDSQGRTVNFKNTVLIMTSNLGSELITGTQRTVGFASGAPGAQESDELRERLMRRLQENFRPEFLNRIDEVIIFQRLEAEQLRQITGLLLEETRRRMHAQDIQVDFSTAGVDWLAEHGYQPEFGARPLRRVIQREVDNRLSRMLLENEISPGQKVTVDTRDDQLVFDVTAGERGYTPATTSHPR from the coding sequence ATGATGGGACCGGGTGACTTCGGCAACGACCCCTGGGACGAGTTCCTGGCCCGATACTTCGGCCGGGGCGAGGGGGGACGCCGGCCGGCGCACCGGGTCGACATCACGCGGCTGATGACCGCCGACGCCCGGGAGATGCTCGCCGACGCGGCCCGCCGCGCCGCCCAGAAGCACAGCAACGACCTGGACACCGACCACCTGCTCTGGGCGGCGTTGCAGCGCGAGCCGCTGCGCGACCTGGTACGCCGGGCCGGCGCCGACCCGGAGTCGCTGCTGGGCGCGCTGGGCGGGCCCGGCGAGGGTGCGCCGCGGGGCGAGGTGCCCCCGAACCTGTCGCTGACCCCGGCGGCGAAGCGGGCGTTGCTCGACGCCCACCAGCTCTCCCGCGCGATGGGCGCCAACTACATCGGTCCCGAGCACATCCTGATGGCGTTGCCGCTGAACCCCGAGTCCCCGGCCGGCCGGATGCTCGCCGCCGGCCGGATCCAGCCCGAGTCGCTGCAGGCGGCCAGCGCCGAGCGCGGCGCGGCGAACGCCCCGCGCCCGGACCGGGGCACCCCGACGCTCGACCAGTACGGCCAGGACCTCACCGAGCTGGCCCGGATGGACCAGATCGACCCGGTGATCGGCCGGGCCGACGAGATCGAGCAGGCGGTGGAGATCCTGTCCCGGCGGACCAAGAACAACCCGGTGCTCATCGGTGAGGCCGGTGTCGGCAAGACCGCGATCGTCGAGGGCCTGGCCGAGCGGATCTGCGACGGCGACGTGCCGCAGACGCTGATCGGCAAGCGGGTGATCCAGCTGGACCTGTCCGGCCTGGTCGCCGGCACCCGCTACCGGGGTGACTTCGAGGAGCGGCTGAAGAAGGTGATCGACGAGATCCGCGCCCACCGCGAGGAGCTGATCATCTTCCTGGACGAGATCCACACGCTGGTCGGCGCGGGCGGTGCCGGCAGCGAGGGCGGGATGGACGCGTCGAACATGCTCAAGCCGGCCCTGGCGCGCGGCGAGCTGCGGGTGATCGGCGCGACCACGCTCGACGAGTACCGGCGCAGCATCGAGAAGGACGCCGCGCTGGCCCGCCGGTTCCAGCCGGTGCTCGTGCCCGAGCCGAGCGTCGACGACACCATCGCCATCCTGCGCGGCCTGCGCGACAGGTACGAGGCGCACCACCAGGTCCGGTTCACCGACGAGGCACTGATCGCCGCCGGTGAGCTGTCCGACCGGTACGTCACCGACCGGTTCCTGCCGGACAAGGCGATCGACCTGATCGACCAGGCCGGCGCCCGGGTGCGGCTGCGGACCCGTACCCCCGCCGAGGACGTGCGCGAGCTGGAGCAGCAGCTCGACGAGACGCGCCGGGACAAGGAGCAGGCGGTCTCCGACGAGCAGTACGAGCGGGCCTCCGCGCTGCGCGACCGGCTCGCCGAACTGGAGGACCAGGTCCGCCGCGCCCGCGGCGACGAGGGACCCAACCACGTGCCCGAGGTGGGGCCGACCGAGATCGCCGAGGTGGTCTCCCGGGCCACCGGCATCCCGGTCACCCAGCTCACCGAGGAGGAACGCGACCGGCTGCTGCGCCTGGAGGGGCACCTGCACGAGAAGATCATCGGCCAGGACGACGCGGTCAGCGCCGTCGCCGAGGCGGTACGGCGGTCCCGTACCGGGCTGGCCGACCCGGACCGCCCGATGGGCAGCTTCCTGTTCCTCGGCCCGACCGGCGTCGGCAAGACCGAGCTGGCCCGCGCGCTGGCCGAGGCGCTGTTCGGCGAGGCGGACCGGATGGTCCGGGTCGACATGAGCGAGTTCCAGGAGCGGCACACGGTCAGCCGGCTGGTCGGCGCCCCGCCCGGGTACGTCGGCTACGAGGAGGCCGGTCAGCTCACCGAGGCGGTCCGGCGCCGCCCGTACGCGGTGGTGCTGCTGGACGAGATCGAAAAGGCGCACCCGGACGTGTTCAACATCCTGCTCCAGGTGCTCGACGACGGGCGGCTCACCGACAGCCAGGGCCGCACCGTGAACTTCAAGAACACCGTCCTGATCATGACCAGCAATCTCGGCTCGGAGCTGATCACCGGCACCCAGCGCACCGTCGGCTTCGCCAGCGGCGCGCCCGGCGCGCAGGAGAGCGACGAGCTGCGGGAGCGGCTGATGCGCCGGCTCCAGGAGAACTTCCGCCCGGAGTTCCTCAACCGCATCGACGAGGTGATCATCTTCCAGCGGCTGGAGGCCGAGCAGCTGCGCCAGATCACCGGGCTGCTGCTGGAGGAGACCCGCCGCCGCATGCACGCCCAGGACATCCAGGTCGACTTCAGCACCGCCGGCGTCGACTGGCTCGCCGAGCACGGCTACCAGCCGGAGTTCGGCGCCCGCCCGCTGCGCCGGGTGATCCAGCGCGAGGTCGACAACCGGCTGTCCCGGATGCTGCTGGAGAACGAGATCTCCCCGGGGCAGAAGGTCACCGTCGACACCCGCGACGACCAGCTCGTCTTCGACGTCACCGCCGGTGAGCGGGGCTACACACCGGCCACCACGTCCCATCCCCGATGA
- a CDS encoding FtsK/SpoIIIE domain-containing protein, whose translation MADVRAQLVTRVRGMLSEALGATRTRLAAAEADLVASRERLARTRRAAAAVPGRVGAARDRRLAEIDARHTARLAELARRAAAAAQREAPGAASAPWDHWQATPAGRSEPPGALRVGTVRLDGAEPVPALVPLLDAGHAHLAGGDRAGLAAVVPALLLRSVGRADPGAVRLYGYDPEHLGGGLAGFAPLGTAGLLTFVGPGGLGRLLDDLVEQIRRINATVLAGEYGSLRELAAATGRRPEPWRVAVLLGGDELSRHERGQLDRVVRTGAACGVHLVVRGIELPDDPTVTRITVEPDDARVAGLPVVLDAPPPPALVTETCRTVASRVAAGPPPTPFTDLLPPPEEYWREDSAHGLSAPVGEGPHGRQVLLTLGDYPPHALIGGPSGTGKTNLIFAWIGALAARYSPAELEFYLLDFKEGVSFARFAQGRRDPSWLPHMRLVGINVNTDREFGLGLLRFLAEELRRRADAAKKHEVTKLAELRAVDPDGHWPRIVAVVDEFQALLAGRDVVAREAADLLEDLARRGRSQGIHLVLASQDVRGIEALWGRPALVAQFTLRIALPKALRILAERNDAAQSLPRHHAVINAESGLAEGNEVARIPSASDWETWSELQHRLWRMRPQDAAPARLFDGDAIPKLADAPDFRALTAPEQGVPRSPVALLGEIIDVQARSAALRLPRAPGRNLAVLGTRVDEACAVLDAAARSLARQYRPGTARFSIACLDPDADPAARALYDDLEGDASWYDEETVPELMAEVGDGLGAPGTPRTPHFLLLYAVDAAAAALAGKAGTRTGLEQLRRILHDGPERRTHVLAWWRGVARMRVDLGGAGARTDQIGAWVALDVQGGELGSSLYPGSGGPDWYPRPWRGLYFDRAVHRTGQVIIPYGPSR comes from the coding sequence GTGGCTGACGTCCGCGCACAACTGGTGACGCGGGTCCGGGGGATGCTCTCCGAGGCCCTGGGCGCCACCCGTACCCGGCTCGCCGCCGCCGAGGCCGACCTGGTCGCGAGCCGGGAGCGGCTGGCGCGTACCCGCCGGGCCGCCGCGGCCGTGCCCGGCCGGGTGGGTGCCGCCCGCGACCGCCGCCTGGCCGAGATCGACGCCCGGCACACCGCCCGCCTCGCCGAGCTGGCCCGGCGGGCCGCCGCCGCGGCGCAGCGGGAGGCGCCCGGCGCGGCGTCCGCGCCCTGGGACCACTGGCAGGCCACGCCCGCCGGCCGGTCCGAGCCGCCGGGTGCCCTGCGGGTCGGCACGGTACGCCTCGACGGCGCCGAGCCGGTGCCGGCGCTGGTCCCGCTGCTCGACGCCGGGCACGCGCACCTGGCCGGCGGTGACCGTGCCGGGCTGGCCGCCGTGGTGCCCGCGCTGCTGCTGCGCTCGGTCGGCCGGGCCGACCCGGGCGCGGTGCGGCTGTACGGGTACGACCCGGAGCACCTGGGCGGCGGGCTGGCCGGGTTCGCGCCGCTGGGCACGGCCGGGCTGCTCACGTTCGTCGGGCCGGGCGGCCTGGGCCGGCTGCTGGACGACCTGGTGGAGCAGATCCGCCGGATCAACGCCACGGTGCTGGCCGGCGAGTACGGCTCGCTGCGCGAGCTGGCCGCCGCCACCGGACGCCGCCCCGAGCCGTGGCGGGTCGCGGTGCTGCTCGGCGGCGACGAGCTGTCCCGGCACGAACGCGGCCAGCTCGACCGGGTGGTGCGCACCGGGGCGGCCTGCGGCGTGCACCTGGTGGTCCGCGGCATCGAGCTACCAGACGACCCGACAGTCACGCGGATCACCGTGGAACCGGACGACGCCCGGGTGGCCGGGCTGCCGGTGGTGCTCGACGCGCCGCCGCCGCCCGCCCTGGTCACCGAGACCTGCCGCACCGTCGCGTCCCGGGTGGCCGCCGGCCCGCCGCCGACGCCGTTCACCGACCTGCTCCCGCCGCCGGAGGAGTACTGGCGGGAGGACTCGGCGCACGGGCTCAGCGCGCCCGTCGGCGAGGGCCCGCACGGGCGGCAGGTGCTGCTGACGCTCGGCGACTACCCGCCGCACGCGCTGATCGGCGGCCCGTCCGGCACCGGCAAGACCAACCTGATCTTCGCCTGGATCGGTGCGCTCGCGGCCCGCTACTCCCCCGCCGAGCTGGAGTTCTATCTGCTCGACTTCAAGGAGGGCGTGTCCTTCGCCCGGTTCGCGCAGGGCCGGCGCGACCCGAGCTGGCTGCCGCACATGCGGCTGGTCGGCATCAACGTCAACACCGACCGGGAGTTCGGCCTGGGCCTGCTGCGGTTCCTCGCCGAGGAGCTGCGCCGGCGCGCCGACGCGGCGAAGAAGCACGAGGTCACCAAGCTGGCCGAGCTGCGCGCGGTGGACCCGGACGGGCACTGGCCGCGCATCGTGGCGGTGGTCGACGAGTTCCAGGCGCTGCTGGCCGGCCGGGACGTGGTCGCCCGGGAGGCCGCCGACCTGCTGGAGGACCTCGCCCGGCGCGGCCGGTCGCAGGGCATCCACCTGGTGCTCGCCTCGCAGGACGTGCGCGGCATCGAGGCGCTGTGGGGGCGGCCCGCGCTCGTCGCCCAGTTCACGCTGCGGATCGCCCTGCCGAAGGCGCTGCGCATCCTGGCCGAGCGCAACGACGCGGCGCAGTCGCTGCCCCGCCACCACGCGGTCATCAACGCCGAGTCGGGCCTGGCCGAGGGGAACGAGGTGGCCCGCATCCCGTCGGCCAGCGACTGGGAGACGTGGAGCGAGCTTCAGCACCGGCTGTGGCGGATGCGCCCGCAGGACGCCGCGCCGGCCCGGCTGTTCGACGGCGACGCGATCCCGAAGCTGGCCGACGCGCCCGACTTCCGCGCGCTGACCGCACCGGAGCAGGGCGTGCCGCGCAGCCCGGTGGCGCTGCTCGGCGAGATCATCGACGTGCAGGCCCGCTCGGCGGCGCTGCGGCTGCCCCGCGCGCCGGGCCGCAACCTGGCGGTGCTGGGGACCCGGGTGGACGAGGCGTGCGCGGTGCTCGACGCCGCCGCCCGGTCACTGGCGCGGCAGTACCGGCCCGGCACCGCCCGGTTCTCCATCGCCTGCCTGGACCCGGACGCCGACCCGGCCGCCCGCGCCCTCTACGACGACCTGGAAGGCGACGCCTCCTGGTACGACGAGGAGACGGTGCCGGAGCTGATGGCCGAGGTGGGCGACGGACTCGGCGCGCCGGGTACGCCGCGTACCCCGCACTTCCTGCTGCTGTACGCGGTGGACGCGGCGGCAGCGGCGCTCGCCGGCAAGGCCGGTACGCGCACCGGGCTGGAGCAGCTGCGCCGGATCCTGCACGACGGGCCGGAACGGCGTACGCACGTGCTGGCGTGGTGGCGTGGCGTGGCCCGGATGCGCGTGGACCTGGGCGGCGCGGGTGCCCGCACCGATCAGATCGGCGCCTGGGTGGCGCTGGACGTGCAGGGCGGTGAGCTGGGTTCCTCGCTGTATCCGGGCAGCGGCGGGCCGGACTGGTATCCCCGGCCGTGGCGCGGTCTCTACTTCGACCGGGCGGTGCACCGCACCGGACAGGTGATCATCCCTTATGGTCCCTCCCGATGA